One window from the genome of Lysobacter helvus encodes:
- a CDS encoding glycosyltransferase, translating to MDLLMVSDVYFPRVNGVSTSIRTFVRALVALGHRVTLVAPDYGASDEQTARDTEFGPAFDVIRVPARVLFFDPEDRLMTARALRAVEARLASRRFDAVHVHTPFRAHGVGVRLARASGAPVVETYHTYFEEYIAHYLPWCPSPLLRLVARRLSRKLCHEVDHLIVPTTEMEAVLRTYGVRTPATVLPTGIDLDEFQGGDGQRFRAAQGLAPGAPVVATVSRLAIEKNIPFLLDVVARVVRDAPALRFVIAGEGPDEKRLRTRVRTLGLDANVVFVGNLDRRTTLLDCYRAADAFLFASPTETQGLVLIEAMALGIPIVSTAVMGTATVLRKARSAVVSGEHVEEFARHVLRVLRDDTLRIALSAAGPRDAAAWDNARLIQRALEVYATARPDAAALSIPLEERA from the coding sequence ATGGACCTGCTCATGGTGTCGGACGTCTATTTCCCGCGGGTCAACGGCGTGTCGACGTCGATCCGCACGTTCGTCCGCGCGCTGGTCGCGCTGGGCCACCGGGTGACGCTGGTTGCGCCGGACTACGGCGCGTCGGACGAACAGACCGCGCGCGACACGGAGTTCGGTCCCGCCTTCGACGTGATCCGCGTGCCGGCGCGCGTGTTGTTCTTCGATCCGGAAGACCGCTTGATGACCGCGCGTGCGTTGCGTGCCGTCGAAGCCCGCCTCGCGTCGCGCCGCTTCGACGCCGTGCACGTGCACACGCCCTTCCGCGCGCATGGCGTCGGCGTGCGCCTCGCCCGCGCCTCCGGCGCGCCGGTGGTGGAGACCTACCACACGTATTTCGAGGAATACATCGCGCACTACCTGCCGTGGTGTCCCTCGCCGTTGCTGCGGCTGGTCGCACGGCGCCTGTCGCGCAAGCTGTGCCACGAGGTCGACCACCTCATCGTACCGACCACCGAGATGGAGGCCGTGCTGCGCACCTACGGCGTGCGCACGCCTGCCACGGTGCTGCCCACCGGCATCGACCTCGACGAATTCCAGGGCGGCGACGGCCAACGCTTCCGCGCCGCGCAGGGCCTCGCGCCCGGTGCGCCAGTGGTCGCGACGGTCAGTCGCCTCGCGATCGAAAAGAACATCCCGTTCCTGCTGGACGTCGTCGCGCGGGTCGTGCGCGACGCGCCCGCACTCCGCTTCGTCATCGCCGGCGAAGGCCCCGATGAGAAACGCTTGCGCACGCGCGTGCGCACGCTGGGCCTGGACGCCAACGTGGTCTTCGTCGGCAACCTCGATCGCCGCACCACGCTGCTCGACTGCTATCGCGCGGCGGATGCGTTCCTGTTCGCCTCGCCCACCGAAACGCAGGGCCTGGTGCTGATCGAAGCCATGGCGCTCGGCATCCCGATCGTATCGACCGCGGTGATGGGCACCGCCACCGTCTTGCGGAAGGCGCGCAGCGCGGTGGTGAGCGGCGAGCACGTGGAAGAATTCGCGCGCCACGTGTTGCGCGTGCTGCGCGACGACACCTTGCGCATCGCCTTGTCCGCCGCGGGTCCGCGCGATGCCGCGGCGTGGGACAACGCACGCCTGATCCAGCGCGCGCTGGAGGTCTACGCCACGGCGCGGCCCGACGCGGCCGCCCTCTCGATTCCCCTGGAAGAACGCGCATGA
- a CDS encoding Dps family protein, whose translation MGKSEKSLSEDPNLGANAPDIDIGINADDRKAISESLMQVLADAFTLYLKTHNFHWNITGKMFNSLHLMFETQYNEQWIALDEIAERIRALGYNVPASYKDFQRLSTIKDDTTVEHTDWREMVRQLTLGNEAVSRTARKSLEIADKAGDDPTVDMLTSRLKVHEKNAWMLRSLLQ comes from the coding sequence ATGGGCAAGTCCGAGAAATCCCTGTCCGAGGATCCGAACCTGGGTGCCAACGCCCCCGACATCGACATCGGCATCAACGCCGACGATCGCAAGGCCATTTCCGAATCCCTGATGCAGGTGCTGGCCGACGCCTTCACGCTGTACCTGAAGACGCACAACTTCCACTGGAACATCACCGGCAAGATGTTCAACAGCCTGCACCTGATGTTCGAGACCCAGTACAACGAGCAGTGGATCGCGCTGGACGAGATCGCCGAGCGCATCCGCGCGCTGGGCTACAACGTGCCGGCCTCGTACAAGGATTTCCAGCGCCTGAGCACCATCAAGGACGACACCACGGTGGAACACACCGACTGGCGCGAAATGGTCCGCCAGCTCACGCTGGGCAACGAAGCCGTCAGCCGCACCGCGCGCAAGAGCCTGGAAATCGCCGACAAGGCCGGCGACGACCCGACGGTGGACATGCTGACCTCGCGCCTGAAGGTGCACGAGAAGAATGCGTGGATGCTGCGCTCGCTGCTGCAATGA
- a CDS encoding acyl-CoA desaturase, which produces MAVAQTVAATMRRWFDTTTQVPGEREGRIDWLRASPFVAMHLACLWVFSVGVSATALWVAAIAYAVRMFALTAFYHRYFSHRTFRASRTVQFVFALIGAACVQRGPLWWAAHHRDHHRHTETARDPHSPRVHGFLWSHAGWFLTPAAFRTNLARVPDFAQYRELRWLDRFDTAVPVLFAIALYAAGALLERYAPGLHTNGPQLLVWGFFVSTVVLFHATVTINSLAHRFGRRRFDTRDDSRNNAWLALITFGEGWHNNHHFFPGTVRQGFRWWEIDLSYYVLRAMAAVGLVRDLKPVPAWVLARAKAP; this is translated from the coding sequence ATGGCCGTTGCCCAGACCGTCGCCGCGACGATGCGGCGCTGGTTCGACACCACGACGCAGGTGCCCGGCGAACGCGAAGGTCGCATCGACTGGTTGCGGGCTTCGCCGTTCGTCGCGATGCACCTGGCGTGCCTGTGGGTGTTCTCGGTCGGCGTGTCGGCGACCGCGCTGTGGGTCGCGGCGATCGCCTACGCGGTGCGCATGTTCGCGCTCACCGCGTTCTACCACCGCTACTTCTCCCACCGCACGTTCCGCGCCTCGCGCACCGTGCAGTTCGTCTTTGCATTGATCGGCGCGGCGTGCGTGCAGCGCGGGCCGCTGTGGTGGGCCGCGCACCATCGTGACCACCACCGCCACACCGAGACCGCGCGCGATCCGCATTCCCCGCGCGTGCATGGCTTCCTGTGGAGCCACGCCGGCTGGTTCCTGACGCCCGCGGCCTTCCGCACCAACCTGGCGCGCGTGCCGGACTTCGCGCAATACCGCGAACTGCGCTGGCTGGATCGCTTCGATACGGCCGTGCCGGTGCTGTTCGCGATCGCGCTCTACGCGGCGGGTGCCTTGCTCGAACGCTACGCGCCGGGCCTGCACACCAACGGGCCGCAGCTGCTGGTGTGGGGGTTCTTCGTGTCCACCGTGGTGCTGTTCCATGCGACGGTCACGATCAACTCGCTCGCGCACCGGTTCGGCCGGCGCCGCTTCGACACGCGCGACGACAGCCGCAACAACGCATGGCTGGCGCTGATCACCTTCGGCGAAGGCTGGCACAACAACCACCACTTCTTCCCGGGCACCGTGCGCCAGGGCTTCCGCTGGTGGGAAATCGACCTGTCGTACTACGTGTTGCGCGCGATGGCGGCGGTTGGCCTGGTGCGCGACCTCAAGCCGGTGCCCGCCTGGGTGCTGGCGAGGGCGAAGGCGCCCTGA
- the recQ gene encoding DNA helicase RecQ, with the protein MQAALDTLRHVFGYDAFRGAQGEIVAHVAGGGDALVLMPTGGGKSLCYQLPALLREGTAIVVSPLIALMQDQVEALRQLGVRAAFLNSSLDAGAALAVERAFSAGELDLLYVAPERLLTPRFLSLMDQARLALFAIDEAHCVSQWGHDFRPEYRQLTLLHERWPDVPRIALTATADAPTRREIVERLKLEEAQEFVSSFDRRNITYTVVAKQEARRQLLEFLSSRRGQSGIVYCLSRRKVEQTAEALSEKGIVALPYHAGLDSQVRAEHQRRFLREDGIVMCATIAFGMGIDKPDVRFVAHLDLPKSMEGYYQETGRAGRDGDPADAWMSYGLGDAVLLQRMIEEGDSGEDRKRLERRKLDALIGFCESTSCRRQSLLGYFGESHPGACGRCDNCISPPQSWDGTVAAQKALSCVYRTGQRFGAAHVIDVLRGAETQKIQQFGHERLSTYGVGKDLDAKQWRSVMRQLVAGGWLQVDVEGHGALRLTSESAALLKGERTLTLRAEAERLPKARREARASQGTAAMDDEATVRFDALRAWRASVAREQNVPAYVIFHDATLRQIALAEPTDLDALATISGVGATKLERYGSAVLEALSSAEA; encoded by the coding sequence ATGCAGGCCGCACTCGACACCCTCCGCCACGTTTTCGGTTACGACGCCTTCCGCGGCGCGCAGGGCGAGATCGTCGCGCACGTCGCCGGTGGCGGCGACGCGCTCGTCCTCATGCCCACCGGCGGCGGCAAGTCGCTGTGCTACCAGCTGCCGGCGCTGCTGCGCGAAGGCACCGCGATCGTGGTGTCGCCCCTGATCGCGCTGATGCAGGACCAGGTGGAGGCGCTGCGCCAGCTCGGCGTGCGCGCGGCGTTCCTCAATTCCTCGCTCGATGCCGGCGCCGCGCTCGCGGTGGAGCGTGCGTTCTCGGCCGGCGAACTCGACCTGCTGTACGTCGCGCCGGAGCGCCTGCTGACGCCGCGCTTCCTGTCGCTGATGGACCAGGCGCGCCTGGCGCTGTTCGCCATCGACGAAGCGCATTGCGTCTCGCAGTGGGGCCACGACTTCCGCCCGGAATATCGCCAGCTCACGCTGCTGCACGAGCGCTGGCCGGACGTGCCGCGCATCGCGCTCACCGCCACGGCCGATGCGCCCACGCGGCGCGAGATCGTCGAGCGGCTGAAGCTGGAGGAAGCGCAGGAATTCGTCAGTTCCTTCGACCGGCGCAACATCACCTATACCGTCGTCGCCAAGCAGGAGGCGCGGCGACAGCTGCTGGAGTTCCTGTCCTCCCGGCGCGGCCAGTCCGGCATCGTGTATTGCCTGTCGCGACGCAAGGTGGAACAGACGGCGGAGGCGTTGTCAGAGAAAGGTATCGTTGCCTTGCCGTATCACGCGGGGCTCGATTCGCAGGTGCGCGCCGAACACCAGCGCCGGTTCCTGCGCGAAGACGGCATCGTGATGTGCGCCACCATCGCCTTCGGCATGGGCATCGACAAGCCGGACGTGCGCTTCGTCGCGCACCTGGACCTGCCCAAGTCCATGGAAGGCTATTACCAGGAGACCGGCCGCGCGGGGCGCGACGGCGATCCGGCCGATGCGTGGATGTCGTACGGGCTCGGCGATGCGGTGCTGCTGCAACGCATGATCGAAGAGGGCGACTCGGGCGAGGATCGCAAGCGCCTGGAACGTCGCAAGCTCGACGCGTTGATCGGCTTCTGCGAATCCACCAGCTGCCGGCGCCAGTCGCTGCTGGGCTACTTCGGGGAATCGCATCCCGGCGCGTGCGGACGCTGCGACAACTGCATCTCACCGCCGCAAAGCTGGGACGGCACGGTGGCGGCGCAGAAGGCCTTGTCGTGCGTGTATCGCACGGGGCAGCGGTTCGGCGCCGCGCACGTGATCGATGTGCTGCGCGGCGCGGAGACACAGAAGATCCAGCAGTTCGGGCACGAACGCCTGAGCACCTACGGCGTCGGCAAGGACCTCGATGCGAAGCAATGGCGCAGCGTGATGCGGCAACTCGTCGCGGGCGGCTGGCTGCAGGTGGATGTCGAAGGGCATGGCGCATTGCGGCTCACGTCGGAAAGCGCGGCGCTGTTGAAAGGCGAACGCACCCTCACCCTGCGCGCCGAAGCCGAGCGCCTGCCGAAGGCGCGCCGCGAAGCGCGCGCGTCGCAGGGCACGGCGGCGATGGATGACGAAGCGACGGTGCGGTTCGATGCGCTGCGTGCGTGGCGCGCGAGCGTGGCGCGCGAACAGAATGTCCCGGCCTACGTGATCTTCCACGACGCCACGTTGCGCCAGATCGCGTTGGCGGAACCGACCGACCTCGATGCGCTCGCCACCATCAGCGGCGTCGGCGCCACCAAGCTCGAACGTTACGGCTCGGCGGTGCTGGAAGCACTGTCGTCGGCCGAGGCCTGA
- a CDS encoding NAD(P)/FAD-dependent oxidoreductase translates to MRIAVIGSGISGLASAWLLSRRHAVTLFEADTRLGGHTHTHIVKVDGQAVAVDTGFIVHNRAHYPLLSRMFDALGVQTQPTTMGFSVSNARSGLEYNATSLDGLFCQRRNIASPRFLGMLRDLARFYRIAPALLDAGAGDPTLREFLAQHRFGQAFRDDHLVPMACALWSSPAATILEFPARHLVCFMHQHQMLQVSGRPEWRVVRGGSSQYIRALERDWRVDVRLGTPVRRVRRDVEGVEVQVDGGGERFEAVVMACHSDQALALLGDADATERAVLGAIPYQANDTVLHTDASLLPRHRKAWAAWNAHVPTDATGACTVSYWMNALQSLEVGTPLIVTLNRTTDIDPAKILARMSYTHPVFTRAAVAAQALRPTIQGRARTWYAGAYWGWGFHEDGMRSAVEVAELLGVRWCVEGIGTSMPDPVDAPSREAA, encoded by the coding sequence ATGCGCATCGCGGTCATCGGTTCCGGGATCTCCGGCCTCGCCAGCGCGTGGCTCCTGTCGCGCCGGCACGCGGTCACGCTGTTCGAAGCGGACACGCGCCTGGGCGGGCACACGCATACGCACATCGTGAAGGTCGATGGCCAGGCGGTGGCGGTCGACACGGGCTTCATCGTGCACAACCGCGCGCACTATCCGTTGCTCTCGCGCATGTTCGATGCGCTGGGCGTGCAGACGCAGCCGACGACGATGGGATTTTCCGTCAGCAACGCGCGCAGCGGGCTGGAATACAACGCCACCTCGCTCGATGGCCTGTTCTGCCAGCGTCGCAACATCGCCTCGCCGCGCTTCCTCGGCATGCTGCGCGACCTGGCACGCTTCTACCGCATCGCCCCTGCGTTGCTGGACGCAGGCGCGGGCGATCCGACGCTGCGCGAATTCCTGGCGCAGCATCGCTTCGGCCAGGCGTTTCGCGACGACCACCTGGTCCCGATGGCGTGCGCCCTGTGGTCGTCGCCTGCCGCCACCATCCTCGAATTTCCCGCGCGGCATCTCGTCTGCTTCATGCACCAGCACCAGATGCTGCAGGTCTCCGGGCGCCCGGAATGGCGCGTCGTGCGCGGCGGGTCTTCGCAATACATCCGCGCGCTCGAACGCGACTGGCGCGTCGACGTCCGCCTGGGCACGCCGGTGCGGCGCGTGCGCCGCGATGTCGAAGGCGTGGAAGTCCAGGTCGATGGCGGCGGGGAGCGATTCGAGGCCGTGGTGATGGCGTGCCACAGCGACCAGGCGCTGGCGCTGCTGGGCGATGCGGACGCAACCGAACGCGCGGTGCTCGGTGCGATTCCCTACCAGGCCAACGACACCGTGCTGCACACCGATGCGTCGCTGCTGCCGCGCCATCGCAAGGCGTGGGCCGCGTGGAATGCGCACGTGCCCACCGATGCCACCGGGGCCTGCACGGTGAGCTACTGGATGAACGCGCTGCAATCGCTGGAGGTCGGCACGCCGTTGATCGTCACGCTCAATCGCACGACGGACATCGATCCCGCCAAGATCCTGGCGCGCATGTCGTACACGCACCCGGTGTTCACCCGCGCCGCGGTCGCCGCGCAGGCCTTGCGGCCCACGATCCAGGGGCGCGCACGCACGTGGTACGCCGGCGCGTACTGGGGCTGGGGCTTCCACGAAGACGGCATGCGCAGCGCGGTGGAGGTGGCTGAATTGCTCGGCGTGCGCTGGTGCGTCGAAGGCATCGGGACGTCGATGCCCGACCCCGTCGACGCCCCATCCCGGGAGGCCGCATGA
- a CDS encoding anti-sigma factor, which produces MNVAADRLEPDVPRDDDLFAAEYALGVLDANERIEAQARIARDPAFAALVAAWDARFAAWLLRAQPQAPSAHVWPRVRTSLGWASVGDDTRPGRWNDVRTWRLATALAAAAAIAAISFALLQRPAPPAPPQVVVAPPAPAPTTPARPVTVLERDDGSTGWIASIDPGAAQVHLAPVPVPADAQGRVNELWVIPAGKAPISLGLVSTDKAQTIDVPAAVRDALRVGATLAVTLEPLAGIPHAAPSGPVVAKGGIAQI; this is translated from the coding sequence ATGAACGTCGCCGCCGACCGCCTCGAACCCGACGTGCCGCGCGACGACGACCTGTTCGCCGCCGAATACGCGCTGGGCGTGCTCGACGCGAACGAGCGCATCGAAGCGCAGGCACGCATCGCGCGCGATCCGGCGTTCGCGGCCCTGGTCGCGGCCTGGGACGCGCGCTTCGCTGCCTGGTTGCTGCGTGCACAACCGCAGGCGCCCAGCGCGCACGTCTGGCCGCGCGTGCGTACGTCGCTCGGATGGGCGTCGGTCGGCGACGACACGCGCCCGGGCCGCTGGAACGATGTGCGTACGTGGCGCCTTGCCACCGCGCTCGCCGCAGCCGCCGCCATCGCCGCGATCAGCTTCGCGTTGCTGCAGCGTCCCGCGCCGCCCGCACCGCCGCAGGTCGTCGTGGCGCCGCCCGCGCCTGCACCGACGACGCCCGCGCGCCCCGTCACCGTGCTCGAACGCGACGACGGCAGCACGGGCTGGATCGCCTCCATCGACCCGGGCGCCGCGCAGGTCCACCTGGCGCCCGTGCCCGTGCCGGCCGATGCGCAGGGTCGCGTGAACGAGCTGTGGGTCATTCCCGCGGGCAAGGCACCGATCTCGCTGGGCCTGGTCTCGACCGACAAGGCGCAGACCATCGACGTGCCGGCCGCCGTGCGCGATGCGTTGCGCGTCGGCGCGACGCTCGCCGTCACGCTCGAACCGCTGGCCGGCATCCCGCATGCGGCCCCGTCCGGACCGGTCGTGGCGAAGGGCGGCATCGCGCAGATCTGA
- a CDS encoding UDP-2,3-diacylglucosamine diphosphatase: MRHRAAFVSDCHLGATHCHAAELATFLEQLQCERLYLVGDIVDLWWMACRRAQWGAAQNRVVEALHALRRAGTELIYIPGNHDRPARRFCGLALPAMRVRRRAIHVTADGRRLLVVHGDEFDAQTQFGGMQERVGDWLYDRILSGNALLNRARRRFGMRYWSLAEFLKRRSDAAERYIARYRQAGLDEVRRRGLDGIVCGHIHRAALEMRRGLIYANDGDWVESLTALVEDPDGTLRLLSHTHATLARLAPRPAFDLQRPLAA; this comes from the coding sequence ATGCGCCATCGCGCCGCGTTCGTCTCGGATTGCCATCTCGGCGCGACCCATTGCCACGCCGCCGAACTCGCGACCTTCCTCGAACAGCTGCAATGCGAACGCCTGTACCTCGTCGGCGACATCGTGGACCTGTGGTGGATGGCGTGCCGCCGCGCGCAGTGGGGCGCGGCGCAGAACCGCGTGGTCGAAGCGCTGCATGCCCTGCGCCGCGCGGGCACCGAACTGATCTACATCCCCGGCAACCACGATCGCCCTGCGCGGCGGTTCTGCGGGCTCGCTTTGCCGGCGATGCGCGTGCGGCGCCGCGCGATCCACGTCACCGCTGATGGGCGCCGGTTGCTGGTGGTGCACGGCGACGAGTTCGATGCGCAGACGCAGTTCGGCGGGATGCAGGAGCGCGTGGGTGACTGGTTGTACGACCGGATCCTGTCCGGGAACGCGCTGCTCAACCGCGCGCGCCGGCGCTTCGGGATGCGCTACTGGTCGCTCGCCGAATTCCTCAAGCGTCGCAGCGACGCGGCCGAACGCTACATCGCGCGCTATCGCCAGGCCGGGCTCGACGAAGTGCGGCGGCGCGGCCTCGACGGCATCGTGTGCGGCCATATCCATCGCGCGGCGCTGGAGATGCGCCGCGGCCTGATCTATGCCAACGATGGCGACTGGGTCGAATCGCTGACCGCGCTGGTCGAGGATCCCGACGGCACGCTGCGCCTGCTGTCCCACACCCACGCCACCCTCGCCCGCCTCGCGCCGCGGCCGGCCTTCGACCTGCAGCGGCCGCTCGCCGCCTGA
- a CDS encoding DUF1365 domain-containing protein produces MNAVVHSALYEGGVRHRRFLPRAHAFGYRMAQLFLDLDEVDAIFRGRWLWSVDAPNLAEFRRADFLGPATQPLKDAVLARVEAQTGTRPSGPVRLLAHLRYGGHVFNPVCFYYCFERDGSLAAIVAEITNTPWGERHAYVLPVAEAARAGRALRWDFDKSFHVSPFMGMARAYDWRFTVPGEDLRVHMRVLREGACEFDATLALQRRPLDGPALARVLWRYPLMTVQVIGAIHWQALRLWCKRVPIHSHPRLQEPLA; encoded by the coding sequence ATGAACGCCGTCGTGCACAGCGCCCTGTACGAAGGCGGCGTGCGCCATCGCCGCTTCCTGCCGCGCGCGCATGCGTTCGGCTACCGGATGGCGCAATTGTTCCTCGACCTCGACGAAGTCGACGCGATCTTCCGCGGACGCTGGCTGTGGTCGGTGGATGCGCCCAACCTCGCCGAGTTCCGGCGCGCGGATTTCCTGGGGCCGGCGACGCAACCCTTGAAGGACGCCGTGCTCGCGCGCGTCGAAGCGCAGACGGGCACGCGCCCGAGCGGCCCGGTGCGCCTGCTCGCGCACCTGCGCTACGGCGGCCATGTCTTCAACCCGGTCTGCTTCTACTACTGCTTCGAACGCGACGGCTCGCTCGCCGCCATCGTCGCGGAGATCACCAACACGCCGTGGGGCGAACGCCACGCCTACGTGCTGCCGGTCGCCGAGGCCGCGCGTGCGGGCCGCGCGCTGCGGTGGGACTTCGACAAATCGTTCCACGTCTCGCCGTTCATGGGCATGGCGCGCGCGTACGACTGGCGCTTCACGGTTCCGGGCGAAGACCTGCGCGTGCACATGCGGGTGCTGCGCGAGGGCGCGTGCGAATTCGACGCCACGCTCGCGCTGCAACGCCGCCCGCTCGACGGCCCGGCGCTTGCGCGCGTCCTGTGGCGCTACCCGCTGATGACCGTCCAGGTGATCGGCGCCATCCATTGGCAGGCGTTGCGCTTGTGGTGCAAGCGCGTACCGATCCATTCCCATCCCCGTTTGCAGGAACCGCTGGCATGA
- a CDS encoding sigma-70 family RNA polymerase sigma factor codes for MTDLVLPERNADAIDALLARVAGGDRAAFEALYRDAAPLLLGICLRVLPDRAEAEDVLQDVFVTVWRKAAQFDGARARALTWMGAIARNRSIDRLRAMPNAPRAPMELAEEAPDPAPSPAMQAEASADKARLDDCVEQLEPRRRQLIRTAFFENVTYEELAARTGSPIGSIKSWIRRGLQQLKACLER; via the coding sequence ATGACCGACCTCGTGTTGCCCGAACGCAACGCCGACGCCATCGACGCGCTGCTCGCGCGCGTGGCCGGCGGCGACCGGGCCGCGTTCGAAGCTCTGTATCGCGATGCCGCGCCGCTGCTGCTCGGCATCTGCCTGCGCGTGCTGCCCGATCGCGCGGAAGCCGAGGACGTGCTGCAGGACGTGTTCGTCACGGTGTGGCGCAAGGCCGCGCAATTCGACGGCGCCCGCGCGCGTGCGCTGACGTGGATGGGCGCGATCGCACGCAACCGGTCGATCGACCGCCTGCGCGCAATGCCGAATGCCCCGCGCGCGCCGATGGAACTCGCCGAGGAAGCGCCCGACCCCGCGCCCTCGCCCGCCATGCAGGCCGAGGCCAGCGCTGACAAGGCGCGCCTGGACGACTGCGTCGAGCAACTCGAACCGCGCCGCAGGCAACTCATCCGCACCGCGTTCTTCGAGAACGTCACGTATGAAGAACTCGCGGCGCGCACCGGGTCGCCGATCGGTTCGATCAAGAGCTGGATCCGGCGCGGCCTGCAGCAACTCAAAGCGTGCCTGGAACGATGA
- a CDS encoding SAM-dependent methyltransferase: MNVQVNVVPLARPRWSPLDRLLRDRLLHTLAGLRGGTLQVHDAFGTTLLGDGTFPALELHVHNAAFYRLAAASGSVGAAEAYIDGAWDCNDLVALVQVLVRNRALLDAMETGPARLGGAALRLWHAARRNTRAGARRNIAAHYDLGNDFFGLFLSDDLMYSSAMFAREDDTLEVASRRKLDRICRKLQLAPGDRVVEIGTGWGGFALFAAANYGCHVTTTTISGEQHALATARVAAAGLQDRVTLLREDYRDLRGDYDKLVSIEMVEAIGAAQLPGYFERIGALLRPGGLALVQAITIEDHRYARALRSVDFIKRHVFPGSFIPSLAALIDAKTQRSDLALLHVEDFGMSYARTLQAWRERFEARLPEVFALGHDARFARLWTFYLAYCEGGFRERSIGVAQLVFAKPGARDAGAVPALDAIEA, translated from the coding sequence ATGAATGTCCAAGTCAATGTCGTCCCGCTGGCGCGGCCGCGCTGGTCGCCGCTGGATCGCCTGCTCCGCGATCGGCTGCTGCACACGCTGGCCGGCCTGCGGGGCGGCACCCTGCAGGTCCACGATGCCTTCGGCACCACGCTGCTGGGCGACGGGACGTTCCCCGCGCTCGAACTGCATGTCCACAACGCCGCGTTCTACCGCCTCGCCGCCGCCAGCGGCAGCGTCGGCGCCGCGGAGGCGTACATCGACGGTGCGTGGGACTGCAACGACCTGGTCGCGCTGGTGCAGGTGCTCGTGCGCAACCGCGCATTGCTCGATGCGATGGAAACCGGCCCCGCGCGCCTGGGCGGCGCCGCCTTGCGCCTGTGGCATGCGGCACGACGCAACACGCGCGCCGGTGCGCGGCGCAACATCGCGGCGCACTACGACCTCGGCAACGATTTCTTCGGATTGTTCCTGTCCGACGACCTGATGTACTCCTCGGCGATGTTCGCGCGCGAGGACGACACGCTGGAAGTCGCTTCGCGCCGCAAGCTGGATCGCATCTGCCGCAAGCTTCAGCTCGCGCCGGGCGATCGCGTCGTGGAAATCGGCACGGGCTGGGGCGGCTTCGCGCTGTTCGCCGCGGCCAACTACGGGTGCCACGTCACCACGACCACGATCTCGGGCGAACAGCACGCGCTGGCCACCGCGCGCGTGGCGGCCGCGGGTTTGCAGGATCGCGTGACGCTGCTGCGCGAGGACTACCGCGACCTGCGCGGCGACTACGACAAGCTGGTGTCGATCGAGATGGTGGAAGCGATCGGCGCCGCGCAGCTGCCCGGCTACTTCGAACGCATCGGTGCGCTGCTGCGCCCCGGCGGCCTGGCGCTCGTGCAGGCGATCACCATCGAGGACCACCGCTACGCACGGGCGCTGCGGTCGGTGGATTTCATCAAGCGCCATGTGTTCCCGGGCTCGTTCATTCCTTCCCTCGCCGCGTTGATCGACGCGAAGACGCAACGCAGCGACCTGGCGCTGCTGCACGTGGAGGATTTCGGGATGTCGTATGCGCGCACGCTGCAGGCCTGGCGCGAACGCTTCGAGGCCCGCTTGCCCGAGGTCTTCGCGCTGGGGCACGACGCGCGCTTCGCGCGCCTGTGGACGTTCTACCTGGCGTATTGCGAAGGCGGGTTCCGCGAGCGGTCGATCGGCGTCGCGCAACTGGTGTTCGCGAAACCCGGGGCGCGCGATGCAGGCGCCGTGCCTGCGCTCGATGCGATCGAGGCCTGA